In Streptomyces camelliae, the sequence CTCGTCGATCGCCGACGGGGTCAATGCCATCGTGCTGACGGCCGTCGACGCCAGGGCCATGCGCCCCTCGGTCGACAGAGCGGCTGCCGCGCACATCCCGGTCATCGCCTACGACCGCCTCGCCGAGGGTCCGATCTCGGGCTACGTCTCCTTCGACGGCCAGGAGGTCGGCAGGCTCCAGGGCAAGGCGCTGCTGACGGCCATGGGCGCCAAGGCGCACGGCGGCCGGATCGTGATGATGAACGGCGACCCCGGTGACCCCAACGCGCATTCGTTCAAGCAGGGCGCACTGTCCGAACTCCGGGGGAAGGTGACGATCGCCAAGGAGTACGACACACCCCAGTGGAGCGCGGAGGCGGCGAACCGGAACATGTCCGGAGCCATCGCCGCCCTGGGCGCCGGCAGCATCAACGGCGTCTACGCCGCCAACGACGGCCTCGCCTCCGGCAGTATCGCCGCCCTCAAGGCCAACAAGGTCAGCCCGCTGCCCCCCGTCACCGGGCAGGACGCCGAGCTCGCAGCCGTACGGCGCATTGTCGGCGGCGATCAGTACATGACGGTCTACAAGCCGTTCGGACCCGAGGCTGCCGCCGGCGGCGCCATGGCCGTGGCCGCCGCGCGTGGTCAGCGCCTCGACGGGGTGGCCACCAGGCGGGTGAAAACCCGCAGCGGCGCGGAGGTTCCGGCCGTGCTGCTCACCCCGGTGCCCGTGACCCTTGCCACCATCAAGAACACCTTGGTGAAGGCGGGCGTGTACACGCTCGAACAGATCTGCACCCCGCCACTCGCGGGCGACTGCCACAAGGCCGGGCTGACCTGACAGGCGGGACCGGCCGGCCCCAGGTCCGGGAAGGAGATGATTCTCTTGCCGCCTCCCTTGCTCGCCCTGCACGGTGTGTGCAAGCGCTTCGGCGTCGTCGAGG encodes:
- a CDS encoding substrate-binding domain-containing protein, translating into MKACVRDTALALAAVSTAVSLAACGSGAGNTSGPRGARKIGVLLPDSTTARWETQDRPLLEQRIRQLCGDCTIEHANAKGDVAIQQEQMDSSIADGVNAIVLTAVDARAMRPSVDRAAAAHIPVIAYDRLAEGPISGYVSFDGQEVGRLQGKALLTAMGAKAHGGRIVMMNGDPGDPNAHSFKQGALSELRGKVTIAKEYDTPQWSAEAANRNMSGAIAALGAGSINGVYAANDGLASGSIAALKANKVSPLPPVTGQDAELAAVRRIVGGDQYMTVYKPFGPEAAAGGAMAVAAARGQRLDGVATRRVKTRSGAEVPAVLLTPVPVTLATIKNTLVKAGVYTLEQICTPPLAGDCHKAGLT